In a genomic window of Methylobacter sp. YRD-M1:
- the ppa gene encoding inorganic diphosphatase has translation MSLMSVSSGKDLPNDINVVIEIPAFSDPVKYEVDKETGALMVDRFMGTSMQYPTNYGYVPHSLSDDGDPVDVLVITPAPLLSGCVVRCRPIGVLKMTDEAGADAKVLAVPVQKLTPFYNRVNTYEDIPESKLAKIAHFFEHYKDLEPGKWVKIEGWFGLEEAREEIMSSIERYKAAKKKPHF, from the coding sequence ATGTCACTAATGAGCGTTTCGTCTGGAAAAGACCTTCCGAACGATATTAATGTTGTCATTGAAATACCAGCCTTCAGCGATCCGGTCAAATATGAAGTCGACAAAGAGACCGGCGCGCTGATGGTGGACCGCTTCATGGGCACATCGATGCAGTATCCGACCAATTACGGCTATGTTCCGCATAGTCTTTCAGACGATGGTGATCCGGTTGATGTTCTGGTGATTACGCCCGCACCGTTGTTAAGCGGCTGCGTGGTGCGCTGCCGCCCGATCGGCGTCCTGAAAATGACTGATGAAGCCGGAGCGGATGCCAAGGTACTGGCCGTGCCGGTGCAAAAACTGACGCCGTTCTACAACCGTGTCAACACTTACGAAGACATTCCCGAAAGTAAATTAGCCAAAATCGCGCATTTCTTTGAGCACTACAAAGATCTGGAACCGGGCAAATGGGTCAAAATTGAAGGCTGGTTTGGCCTGGAAGAAGCTCGGGAAGAAATCATGTCAAGCATAGAACGTTATAAAGCGGCCAAGAAGAAACCGCACTTCTAA
- a CDS encoding molybdenum cofactor biosynthesis protein MoaE has translation MTVKICAEGFDPWHEVQAYQNAAQHMAGKFGATSVFIGTMRDFNEGDDVKAMNLEHYPGMTEKQLEKIVAEAQQQWPIIDALVVHRVGDILPNEPIVLVAVWTSHRGDAFDASRYIMEALKSKAPFWKKEVLKSEDQRWVEKNTDGYKR, from the coding sequence ATGACAGTAAAAATTTGTGCGGAGGGTTTTGATCCTTGGCATGAAGTTCAGGCCTATCAAAACGCGGCGCAGCATATGGCCGGCAAATTCGGCGCAACCAGCGTCTTTATCGGCACGATGCGCGATTTCAATGAAGGCGATGATGTCAAAGCCATGAATCTCGAGCATTATCCGGGCATGACCGAAAAGCAGCTGGAAAAAATCGTTGCCGAAGCTCAGCAGCAGTGGCCGATTATCGATGCGCTGGTCGTGCATCGTGTGGGGGATATTCTGCCTAACGAACCGATCGTGCTGGTGGCGGTCTGGACGTCACACCGCGGCGATGCGTTTGATGCGAGCCGGTATATTATGGAAGCGCTAAAGTCGAAAGCGCCTTTCTGGAAAAAGGAAGTTTTAAAGTCGGAGGATCAGCGCTGGGTCGAGAAGAACACCGACGGTTATAAGCGCTGA
- a CDS encoding DUF2797 domain-containing protein, with the protein MQGQLRKMHTRLDNPVRYELPLTDRLIPLNPLIGKPIKLAYTGRIFCVHCGRQTKKSFSQGYCYPCFTALAQCDMCIVKPETCHFEAGTCREPAWAAEFCFQPHIVYLANSSGIKVGITRQSQIPTRWIDQGAVQALPILKVQSRYISGLVEIAIARHVSDKTSWQQMLKNHAEPVDLAAKRDELIAVCEAELADISERFGSQAIEFLTHEQVIDIHYPVDNYPVKVKSLNLDTQSEVAGVLHGIKGQYLMLDTGVINIRKFSGYEVEFTAE; encoded by the coding sequence ATGCAGGGACAATTAAGAAAAATGCATACCCGACTGGACAATCCGGTTCGGTATGAATTGCCGTTAACGGATCGGCTGATTCCATTAAACCCGCTGATCGGCAAGCCGATCAAACTTGCCTATACCGGCAGGATTTTTTGCGTGCATTGCGGCAGGCAGACCAAAAAAAGTTTTAGCCAAGGTTATTGCTATCCCTGTTTTACCGCGTTGGCGCAGTGCGATATGTGTATTGTGAAACCGGAAACCTGCCATTTCGAGGCAGGCACCTGCAGGGAGCCGGCATGGGCGGCCGAGTTTTGCTTTCAGCCGCATATCGTTTATCTGGCCAATTCCTCCGGTATCAAGGTGGGCATTACGCGTCAGAGTCAGATCCCGACGCGCTGGATCGATCAGGGCGCTGTACAGGCCTTGCCGATCCTTAAAGTGCAGTCGCGCTATATTTCCGGCCTGGTTGAGATCGCCATCGCCAGGCATGTCAGCGATAAGACCAGCTGGCAGCAGATGTTGAAAAATCATGCCGAGCCGGTTGATCTGGCGGCCAAGCGCGATGAGTTGATTGCCGTGTGCGAAGCGGAACTGGCTGACATAAGCGAGCGCTTTGGTTCCCAGGCCATAGAATTCCTGACGCATGAACAGGTTATCGATATTCATTATCCGGTCGACAATTATCCGGTAAAGGTCAAATCCCTCAATCTTGATACGCAATCTGAGGTTGCAGGCGTTCTGCATGGCATTAAGGGGCAGTATCTGATGCTGGACACCGGCGTCATCAATATTCGCAAATTTTCCGGTTACGAGGTCGAGTTTACTGCAGAGTAA
- a CDS encoding MoaD/ThiS family protein produces MSIKVRYFASLKESLGRSEDDLEFKGIATVSDVWRRANADKPAPDNLLAAVNMEYVDWNSAVKDGDEVAFFPPVTGG; encoded by the coding sequence ATGTCGATTAAAGTGCGTTATTTCGCCAGTTTGAAAGAAAGCCTGGGGCGCTCGGAAGACGATCTTGAGTTTAAGGGCATTGCCACTGTCAGCGATGTATGGCGCCGCGCCAACGCCGACAAGCCGGCGCCGGATAATCTGCTGGCGGCTGTCAATATGGAATATGTGGACTGGAACAGTGCTGTCAAAGACGGCGATGAGGTGGCTTTTTTTCCGCCGGTAACCGGAGGCTGA
- the moaC gene encoding cyclic pyranopterin monophosphate synthase MoaC codes for MTQLTHFNQAGEAHMVDVGDKAITQRTAVTEGYIEMQPETLKLIIDGGHKKGDVLAIARIAGIMASKKTADLIPLCHHLPITHVDISLTAETDKNRVRCQATVKTNGQTGVEMEALTATQIALLTIYDMCKAVDRGMVIQSVQLLEKDGGKSGHWQRR; via the coding sequence GTGACTCAACTAACCCATTTTAATCAGGCCGGCGAAGCCCATATGGTCGATGTCGGCGACAAAGCAATCACCCAGCGCACAGCCGTCACCGAAGGCTATATTGAAATGCAGCCGGAGACGCTCAAGCTGATCATCGACGGCGGACATAAAAAAGGCGATGTGCTGGCCATCGCCAGAATTGCCGGCATCATGGCCAGCAAAAAAACGGCCGATTTGATTCCGCTCTGCCATCATCTGCCCATCACGCATGTAGACATCAGCCTGACTGCGGAAACCGATAAAAACCGCGTACGCTGCCAAGCCACAGTAAAAACCAACGGTCAGACCGGCGTAGAGATGGAAGCGCTTACCGCCACGCAGATCGCTTTGCTGACTATCTACGACATGTGCAAAGCCGTGGACCGGGGCATGGTCATCCAGTCCGTCCAATTATTGGAAAAAGACGGCGGCAAATCGGGGCACTGGCAACGCCGATAA